A region of Lycium barbarum isolate Lr01 chromosome 3, ASM1917538v2, whole genome shotgun sequence DNA encodes the following proteins:
- the LOC132632327 gene encoding V-type proton ATPase subunit C: protein MASRYWVVSLPVQHNSSTTSLWSRLQESISKHSFDTPLYRFNIPDLRVGTLDSLLALSDDLVKSNTFIEGVCSKTRRQIEELERISGVLSSSLTVDGVPVDSYLTRFAWDEAKYPTMSPLKEIVDGIHSQVAKIEDDLKVRVSEYNNVRSQLNAINRKQTGSLAVRDLSSLVKPEDIVTSEHLTTLLSVVSKYSQKDWLSSYETLTGYVVPRSSKLLHEDNEYALYTVTLFNRDADNFKIKARERGFQVRDVEHNPETQENRKQELEKLMQDQETFRSSLLQWCYTSYGEVFSSWMHFCAVRIFAESILRYGLPPSFLSVVLAPSIKSEKKVRSILESLCDSSNSNFWKAEDEGGLAAFGGDTEAHPYVSFTINLV from the exons ATGGCTTCTCGGTACTGGGTGGTTTCTCTTCCGGTTCAGCACAACTCATCTACTACTTCTCTATGGAGTCGCCTTCAAGAATCCATATCCAAGCATTCATTCGACACTCCTCTTTATAGA TTTAACATCCCTGATCTCCGTGTCGGTACATTGGATTCGCTTCTAGCTCTCAGCGATGATCTCGTCAAG TCAAATACCTTCATTGAAGGGGTCTGCTCGAAGACACGACGTCAGATCGAGGAATTGGAGAGGATTTCGGGGGTTCTCAGTAGCTCTCTGACTGTGGATGGGGTTCCTGTTGACTCATACCTCACTAG gTTTGCATGGGATGAGGCAAAGTATCCAACAATGTCACCACTTAAGGAGATTGTGGATGGAATTCACAGCCAAGTTGCCAAGATTGAAGATGACCTTAAG GTTCGTGTTTCTGAGTATAACAATGTGCGTAGTCAACTTAATGCTATCAACCGAAAGCAGACCGGAAG TTTAGCTGTCCGTGATCTGTCCAGTTTGGTAAAGCCGGAAGATATTGTTACCTCAGAACACTTAACAACTCTCCTTTCTGTTGTTTCTAAATACTCACAGAAAGACTGGTTATCAAGTTACGAGACCCTGACCGGCTATGTG GTCCCCAGATCTTCTAAGTTGCTCCATGAGGACAATGAATATGCTCTTTATACTGTAACATTATTCAACCGTGATGCCGACAATTTCAAGATTAAGGCGCGTGAAAGAGGCTTCCAG GTTCGCGATGTTGAACATAATCCAGAGACACAAGAAAACCGGAAACAAGAGCTGGAAAAACTGATGCAAGACCAAGAGACATTCAGAAGCTCTCTGTTGCAGTGGTGCTATACCAGTTATGGGGAG GTTTTTAGCTCCTGGATGCACTTCTGCGCTGTGCGTATCTTTGCTGAGAGCATTTTGAGATATGGCTTGCCTCCGTCATTTTTG TCTGTTGTATTGGCACCCTCTATCAAAAGTGAGAAGAAAGTACGTTCTATTCTCGAGTCACTCTGCGACAGTTCAAACAG CAATTTCTGGAAAGCTGAGGATGAAGGAGGACTGGCTGCTTTTGGAGGTGATACAGAGGCTCATCCTTACGTCTCCTTCACCATAAATCTTGTTTGA